The Neisseria macacae ATCC 33926 genome contains the following window.
CCGTACTTTAAAAACTGTACAGGGAAAAGGATGGGGCGATATATCCGTTCCAACGCGACGGAAAGTTGGGAATAGGGATCTTTAATACTGAGCACCATGCGGATAAACAACCCTATCAATAACACATAAGCTGCTGATTTAATTGTATTCAATACTGCCAGTATAAAATTGGCGATGATGATTTTTGCGCTGAATGCGGTAGGCTGCGCCACTAAAGTAATGAAGGTGAATGCGATGTAATATAACAACAGTCCTGACAACAGGCAGGCTGGGTCGTATTTTTTAACCGGCAGAATTTTATGCAGCGGGTTGACCAGCCAATCGGTTGATCGCTTGCTGAACGCCAAGAGCGCATGATTTTCACTCAATCCCGCCGCTTGCAGGAAAAGACGTGCCAAACACAGGATAACGATGCCGTCGGCAAGCAATATCAATAAATCTCCGCGCATTTTCAGACGACCTTATATTGTTGTGCCATTTCCTGCGAACGCTTGACGCAGGCTTCCACGCCTTGGGCAATGGCTTCGGCGACGCAGCATGATTTGAACGTTTCGATGGCTTCGTGGGTGGTTCCGCCTTTGGAAGTAACATTTTGCTGCAGTTTCGCGAAGTCTTCGCCGCTTTGCTCTGCCAAGGCAACTGCGCCTTTAAACGTGGCGAGACTGAGGGCGCGGGCATCTTCTTCGCTAAACCCTTGCGCCTGAGCGGCGGCTTGCAGCGCGCTAAGCAGGTAAAAGACGTAGGCGGGGCCGCTGCCGCTAATGCCTGTGATATTGTGCAACTTGTCTTCTTCGTCCAACCAAACGGTTAAACCGACGGAACGCATAATCCGGTCGGCGGCGGCACGGTCGGCTTCGGATACTTCGGCTTCGGCAAACATGCCGGATACGCCCAAACCGATTTTTCCCGGCGTATTGGGCATGGTACGGACGATTCGGCGCGTTCCGCCAAGGTAGCGGCTGAGGGTATTAATAGACAAACCGGCAGCGACGGAAAGCACCAATGCGCCGTTGATACGAACGTTGCGGCACGCGGCTTCCATGTCCTGCGGTTTGACGGCAAGAATCAAAACGTCGTCTGAAAGCAGTTCGGGCAGCGACTCGGAAACTTCGACATTCAATTCTTTTGCCAAACGCTCGCGTTTTTCCGCGCCGCGATTGGCGATGTGGATGCGGTATCCGCCCTGCTTGACCAATCCGCCCGCAATGGCAGCTGCCATATTGCCGCCGCCTAAAAAGTAGATGTTCATAAATTTCCTTAATTTTTTAAATGAGATACATTTGCTGAGGTCGTCTGAAATGCCGTTTCCACCCAACCGGAAAAATTTCAGACGACCTTTTTACCAACGGACGCTTTCGGGCAACGATGTTCGGTATAAACCCTGTTTTTCCAAACAATCCAATCCTTCTTGTTTGAAAGTTTCCGCCAAAGGGCGTTTATCGCGGGTGTGCCAATCCAGTCCGCAAGCTTCAAACTTTTTGATTTTCCTCATGAAATAATCATTAGCTGCGGTACGGTAAGCATTATCGTCAACAGAATAACTCCCGTCTGCCAAACGTGTTCCGCGGAAATCCTCGATAGAAGGCGGCGGCTCGCCTTTAATTTCCCAAAAATCTATTGCTGCCGGCTTTTTGGGCTTACACCAGCCCGATAAGGACTCACATTGATACCAGCCCATCAACCGACAACCCGTTAAGGTCAAACCAAGCAAAAAGACCGAGATAATCTGTTTCATTGACCATCTTTCCCTTTTTGCTCCCGCCTGCCGAAAATCGCGCTGCCTATGCGCACATGTGTTGCGCCGCACGCGACCGCCACAGGCATATCGCCGGACATCCCCATAGACAATACATCCGCGCGAACACCCGCCGCGTTCAGGTCGGCAAGCAGTTTCTGCATGGTTTGGAACTGAACGCGCAATGCTTCATCATCGCTGTCGGCTTTGGCGACACACATCAATCCGCGTACAACCACATTCGGCAACTTCGCCACTTCCACCGCCAGCGCGACCGCCTCATCGGGCGCAACGCCGTGTTTCGCCTCCTCGCCCGCGATATTGACTTCGATGCACACCTGCAAAGGCGGCATTTCGGGCGGACGCTGTTCGCTCAGGCGGCGGGCGGTTTTCAGACGACCTATCGTATGCACCCAATGCGCGCGTTCGGCGACAAATTTGGTCTTGTTTGACTGCACATCGCCGATGACGTGCCAAACAATGTCGGGCAAATCCGCGAGCGTTTCCGTTTTTTCGTACCACTCCTGAATATAGTTTTCACCAAAATCACGCTGTCCTGCGGCATATACCTCGCGGATGTCGTCTGAAGGGAAGGTTTTGCTGACCGCAATCAAACCCACTTCGCCCGCCTGCCTGCCCGCCTTTTGCTCGGCTTCGGCAATGCGTCGTTTCACCTCCGCATAATTTTGTTGCAATACCGACATGATTTCTTCCTTTATTACATCAATTACAGCGATTTTGAAAATTTTACTTGGTCTGAACGGTTTATGTATTTAAAATAATACAATTTATCGGGACCTGAACAGGGAAACGCCCGGCATTCCGCGTCCGCACTTTAAATCGGGTTCCGCCTCATTATTCTAAACTAAAACAAGGCCACATTATGCAGATTACCGACTTACTCGCTTTCGGCGTCAAAAACAAAGCTTCCGACCTTCACTTAAGCGCCGGAATGTCCCCCATGATCCGTGTTCACGGCGACATCCGCCGCATCAACCTGCCCGAAATGTCCGCCGAAGAAGTCGGCAACATGGTTACTTCGGTCATGAACGACCATCAGCGCAAACTGTTCCAACAAGATTTGGAAGTGGACTTCTCCTTCGAGCTGCCCAACGTCGCCCGTTTCCGTGTCAACGCATTTACCTCCAACCGCGGTCCTGCCGCCGTCTTCCGTACCATTCCGAGCGACGTATTGACGCTGGAAGACCTGCGCGCCCCACGTATTTTCCAAAAAATCGCCGATAACCCGCGCGGCTTGGTACTGGTAACCGGTCCGACCGGTTCCGGTAAATCCACCACGCTGGCGGCGATGATCAACTACATCAACGAAACCCAACCCGCACACATCCTCACCATCGAAGACCCGATCGAGTTCGTCCACCAAAGTAAAAAAGCCCTCGTCAACCAGCGCGAGTTGCACCAACACACCCACAGCTTTGCCAACGCCCTGCGTTCCGCATTGCGTGAAGACCCGGACGTGATTCTCGTGGGCGAGATGCGCGACCCCGAAACCATCGGTCTTGCGCTGACCGCCGCCGAAACCGGCCACTTGGTATTCGGTACGCTGCACACCACCGGCGCAGCCAAAACCGTAGACCGTATCGTCGACGTATTCCCTGCCGGCGAAAAAGAAATGGTGCGTTCGATGCTGTCCGAGTCCCTGCGCGCGGTCATTTCGCAAACCCTGCTGAAAACCCGCGACGGCAACGGCCGTGTTGCCGCACACGAAATTCTCATCTCCACGCCCGCAGTGCGCAACCTGATCCGCGAAAACAAAATCGCCCAAATCAACTCCGCCCTGCAAACCGGTCAAGCACACGGCATGCAAACCCTCGACCAAGCGCTGCAAACCCTCGTCCGCCAAGGCACCATCAGCCCCGACGTAGCCCGCAGTAAAGCGCAAAACAGCGACAGCATGACCATCGTCTGATCAGCACATTCCATTATCGGGAACAGACAAGGTCGTCTGAAACGCACTTTATACAACGAGGAAGCCCGTTTCCCGTTTTCAGACGACCTCCGTAAGGCAGGCAATACCCAATAACAAACAAACCGCCCGCCGGTCTCAATATTCACTTACTTATAAAGAGTACACAAAATGAGCGAAACAACTCCTTTACACAACTTACTCAGCGAAATGGTGCAAGCCTACTCGCAAAAAAACCAACCGCCACATATTCCCACTCCCGCCGAAATCGGCACACACCTCCATCCCCTGCTCGACCGTATGTGCGTCGAAGCAGAAAAACGCGGCGCATCCGACATCTTCATCAGCGCAGGTTTCCCGCCTGCCGTCAAAGTCAGCGGCACCCTGACCCCCGTCCCGCACAAAGCCCTGACTGGCGAAGACACTGCCGCCATCGTCGAATCCACCATGAACCCCGAGCAGCTTGAGACCTTCAACCGCGAATGGGAACTCAACTACTCCGTCCAATCCCGCAGCAACACCCGTTACCGCGTCAACGCCTACCACGAACAAGGCCGCGTCGGCATGGTCTTGCGCCGTATCAACCAAGAAATCCCCGAAATGGAGAGCCTCGGCCTGCCCGCCAAACTCAAAGACCTCTCCCTTTCCCCGCGCGGCCTGCTGATCCTTGCCGGCCCGACCGGTTCCGGTAAATCGACCACCATGGCATCCATGCTCGACTACCGCAACCACAAAATGCCCGGCCACATCGTCACCATCGAAGACCCGATCGAATTCATCTACAAACCCCGCCGCAGCATCTTCACCCAGCGCGAAGTCGGCATCGACACCAACGACTGGAAAATCGCCGTTCAAAGCGCGATGCGTCAAGCGCCCGACGTCGTCTGTATCGGCGAGGTGCGCAGCGAAGCCAGTATGGAATACGCCCTCCAGCTTGCCCAAACCGGCCACTTGTGCGTCTTCACCATCCACGCCAACACCGCCGCCCAAACCATCGAACGTATCATCAACTTCTACCAAGAAGACCGACGCAAACAGGTCCTCATGGATTTGGCACTCAACCTGACCGGCATCATCGGCCAGCGCCTCGCCATCAAGAAAAACCGCAGCCAGCGTACCGCCGTCGTCGACCTTCTGCTCAACACACCCGCCATGCAGGATTTGATTTTCAAAGGTGAACTCATGGAAATCCGCGAACTCATGATGCGCTCCGGCACTGACGGCATGCAGACCTTCGACCAACACCTGTTCGAACTCTACATCCAAGGTCAAATCGAATACGACGAAGCCCTGCGCCAAGCCGTTTCCACCAACGACCTGCGCCTGCGCATCCAAATGCACGAAGAAGGCAACGACCCCGACCGCCTCTACGACCGCATCAGCGATTTGAACCTGATTTCGTAAATACCCGATTTCAGGCAAAACAAAGGTCGTCTGAAAACTGAACTGCACCCCAAAAGTTGGACATCCCCTCCAACTCACAAGGTGCAGTTTTTTTATGAGCAAATATACATTACACTTCAAATACCAAGCCGTACTCCACTACCTGCATATACGCAGCCAACAGCGTACCGCAGACCACTACGGCATTTCCCGAACCCACCTGAGACGATGGATACGCGCCTATCAAGAAGGCGGTATCGGCGCACTCGAACATCCCCAATCCAAAACCATGACCCAACACCGCAAAAACCCCTTCATCGCAGATAAACCCGACCAAGAAAAAACGCAGGCAGAGCTTATTGAAGAGTTGTGCTATATGCGCGCAAAGGTTGCCTACCTAAAGGAGTTAAAAGCCCTCAGCCAAAAGCAGACCGCAAAGGACAAAGCCAAACCGTCCAAACACTGAGGGCGCAACACCCGCTCAAATACCTACTGCACATCGCAAACCTGCCCCAAAGCAGCTTTTACTACCACAACCAAGACCGACCCGACCCCGACGCAGCCGACAAAGCCCTCCTCGTCGAAACCTACCGGCGGCATAAAGGACGCTACGGACAAAGGCGCATTGCCGCCGCATTGGGTTGGAACCGCAAAAAAGCGGCGCGGTTGATGAAGCAGTTGGAACTGAAAGCCCTCATACGGGCGAAAAAAGCCTACCGCCATCCCGCCATGGGCGAGATATCGGAACACCTCCTCAAACGCCGGTTCAAAGCCCGAAAGCCTAACGAA
Protein-coding sequences here:
- a CDS encoding helix-turn-helix domain-containing protein, with translation MSKYTLHFKYQAVLHYLHIRSQQRTADHYGISRTHLRRWIRAYQEGGIGALEHPQSKTMTQHRKNPFIADKPDQEKTQAELIEELCYMRAKVAYLKELKALSQKQTAKDKAKPSKH
- the proC gene encoding pyrroline-5-carboxylate reductase, whose protein sequence is MNIYFLGGGNMAAAIAGGLVKQGGYRIHIANRGAEKRERLAKELNVEVSESLPELLSDDVLILAVKPQDMEAACRNVRINGALVLSVAAGLSINTLSRYLGGTRRIVRTMPNTPGKIGLGVSGMFAEAEVSEADRAAADRIMRSVGLTVWLDEEDKLHNITGISGSGPAYVFYLLSALQAAAQAQGFSEEDARALSLATFKGAVALAEQSGEDFAKLQQNVTSKGGTTHEAIETFKSCCVAEAIAQGVEACVKRSQEMAQQYKVV
- a CDS encoding YggS family pyridoxal phosphate-dependent enzyme gives rise to the protein MSVLQQNYAEVKRRIAEAEQKAGRQAGEVGLIAVSKTFPSDDIREVYAAGQRDFGENYIQEWYEKTETLADLPDIVWHVIGDVQSNKTKFVAERAHWVHTIGRLKTARRLSEQRPPEMPPLQVCIEVNIAGEEAKHGVAPDEAVALAVEVAKLPNVVVRGLMCVAKADSDDEALRVQFQTMQKLLADLNAAGVRADVLSMGMSGDMPVAVACGATHVRIGSAIFGRREQKGKDGQ
- a CDS encoding YggT family protein is translated as MRGDLLILLADGIVILCLARLFLQAAGLSENHALLAFSKRSTDWLVNPLHKILPVKKYDPACLLSGLLLYYIAFTFITLVAQPTAFSAKIIIANFILAVLNTIKSAAYVLLIGLFIRMVLSIKDPYSQLSVALERIYRPILFPVQFLKYGRYDFSGSILALLLWIWLSSLSPQITRQINLWLLQ
- a CDS encoding PilT/PilU family type 4a pilus ATPase — translated: MSETTPLHNLLSEMVQAYSQKNQPPHIPTPAEIGTHLHPLLDRMCVEAEKRGASDIFISAGFPPAVKVSGTLTPVPHKALTGEDTAAIVESTMNPEQLETFNREWELNYSVQSRSNTRYRVNAYHEQGRVGMVLRRINQEIPEMESLGLPAKLKDLSLSPRGLLILAGPTGSGKSTTMASMLDYRNHKMPGHIVTIEDPIEFIYKPRRSIFTQREVGIDTNDWKIAVQSAMRQAPDVVCIGEVRSEASMEYALQLAQTGHLCVFTIHANTAAQTIERIINFYQEDRRKQVLMDLALNLTGIIGQRLAIKKNRSQRTAVVDLLLNTPAMQDLIFKGELMEIRELMMRSGTDGMQTFDQHLFELYIQGQIEYDEALRQAVSTNDLRLRIQMHEEGNDPDRLYDRISDLNLIS
- a CDS encoding type IV pilus twitching motility protein PilT, which gives rise to MQITDLLAFGVKNKASDLHLSAGMSPMIRVHGDIRRINLPEMSAEEVGNMVTSVMNDHQRKLFQQDLEVDFSFELPNVARFRVNAFTSNRGPAAVFRTIPSDVLTLEDLRAPRIFQKIADNPRGLVLVTGPTGSGKSTTLAAMINYINETQPAHILTIEDPIEFVHQSKKALVNQRELHQHTHSFANALRSALREDPDVILVGEMRDPETIGLALTAAETGHLVFGTLHTTGAAKTVDRIVDVFPAGEKEMVRSMLSESLRAVISQTLLKTRDGNGRVAAHEILISTPAVRNLIRENKIAQINSALQTGQAHGMQTLDQALQTLVRQGTISPDVARSKAQNSDSMTIV